In Apium graveolens cultivar Ventura unplaced genomic scaffold, ASM990537v1 ctg2058, whole genome shotgun sequence, a genomic segment contains:
- the LOC141700296 gene encoding plastid-lipid-associated protein 6, chloroplastic isoform X1: protein MASLIQTAIPCYYSDVPCLHFKNPSLRNLEFPKRVLFNTKKRSVCKSSLDEVVAVEPPPKLDDKSKAELIDSLKIKLLSTVSGLNKGLAASENDLQKADAAAKEIEEAGGPVDLSADLDKLQGRWKLIYSSAFSSRTLGGSRPGPPTGRLLPITLGQVFQRIDILSKDFDNIVELELGAPWPLPPVEVTATLAHKFELTGSSSVKIIFEKTTVKTTGNLSQIPPLEIPQLPDALRPSTNRGSGDFDVTYLDSDVRITRGDRGELRVFVIS from the exons ATGGCTTCTCTAATTCAGACCGCAATCCCATGTTATTATTCTGATGTCCCATGTTTACATTTCAAGAACCCaagtcttagaaatcttgaatTTCCCAAGAGGGTGTTGTTTAATACAAAGAAAAGAAGTGTTTGCAAGTCAAGTCTTGATGAGGTTGTAGCTGTGGAACCACCTCCTAAGCTTGATGATAAGTCCAAGGCTGAGCTTATTGACTCTCTCAAGATTAAATTGTTG AGTACTGTTTCTGGGCTTAATAAAGGTCTTGCTGCAAGTGAAAATGATCTACAAAAAGCAGATGCTGCTGCAAAAGAGATTGAAGAAGCTGGAGGACCTGTAGATCTCTCTGCAGACCTTGACAAGCTGCAAGGAAGATGGAAGCTGATCTATAGCAGTGCTTTTTCTTCTCGCACTCTAGGCGGGAGTCGTCCTGGGCCGCCCACTGGAAGGTTGCTCCCTATAACTCTCGGCCAG GTATTCCAACGCATTGACATATTAAGCAAAGACTTTGATAACATAGTGGAGCTTGAGTTGGGGGCTCCATGGCCGCTTCCACCTGTCGAAGTGACTGCCACGTTAGCTCACAAATTCGAACTCACAG GATCTTCCAGTGTTAAGATAATCTTTGAGAAAACAACAGTAAAGACGACTGGGAACTTATCACAGATACCGCCACTGGAGATACCTCAACTACCAGATGCATTAAGGCCTTCAACTAATCGAGGAAGTGGTGACTTTGATGTCACTTACCTTGACTCTGATGTCAGAATCACGAGGGGAGATAGAGGAGAGTTGAGAGTTTTTGTGATCTCATAA
- the LOC141700296 gene encoding plastid-lipid-associated protein 6, chloroplastic isoform X2, which yields MISPRLSLLTLSRLNCCFQSTVSGLNKGLAASENDLQKADAAAKEIEEAGGPVDLSADLDKLQGRWKLIYSSAFSSRTLGGSRPGPPTGRLLPITLGQVFQRIDILSKDFDNIVELELGAPWPLPPVEVTATLAHKFELTGSSSVKIIFEKTTVKTTGNLSQIPPLEIPQLPDALRPSTNRGSGDFDVTYLDSDVRITRGDRGELRVFVIS from the exons ATGATAAGTCCAAGGCTGAGCTTATTGACTCTCTCAAGATTAAATTGTTG CTTTCAGAGTACTGTTTCTGGGCTTAATAAAGGTCTTGCTGCAAGTGAAAATGATCTACAAAAAGCAGATGCTGCTGCAAAAGAGATTGAAGAAGCTGGAGGACCTGTAGATCTCTCTGCAGACCTTGACAAGCTGCAAGGAAGATGGAAGCTGATCTATAGCAGTGCTTTTTCTTCTCGCACTCTAGGCGGGAGTCGTCCTGGGCCGCCCACTGGAAGGTTGCTCCCTATAACTCTCGGCCAG GTATTCCAACGCATTGACATATTAAGCAAAGACTTTGATAACATAGTGGAGCTTGAGTTGGGGGCTCCATGGCCGCTTCCACCTGTCGAAGTGACTGCCACGTTAGCTCACAAATTCGAACTCACAG GATCTTCCAGTGTTAAGATAATCTTTGAGAAAACAACAGTAAAGACGACTGGGAACTTATCACAGATACCGCCACTGGAGATACCTCAACTACCAGATGCATTAAGGCCTTCAACTAATCGAGGAAGTGGTGACTTTGATGTCACTTACCTTGACTCTGATGTCAGAATCACGAGGGGAGATAGAGGAGAGTTGAGAGTTTTTGTGATCTCATAA
- the LOC141700295 gene encoding UPF0481 protein At3g47200-like produces MENVDNLTTNLKECSEEVHINVVESLIYCMSEELSALANDTYTVCIYRVSEKYRKSKEEAYTPRVVSVGPLHHGKNHLQAMEAYKLRYLQSFIGKFGITIDKLIKYAEKMEASVRGCYEDTSHFKSKEFFKMIVLDGIFVVQLFIKNLIQLREPGDLLFENQWMASDLMHDMLLLENQLPLNFIMGLFEFVDGSRVQQKSFCELSLDYFKGVGNTKRLKMLDAYERSRHLVEFLVILHRPSNRKKDMSRNGRFEYNRSASELQAAGVRFDNKQTGDIFDVSFESGMLKLPQLTVNDKTETFFRNVIAFEQCGHYEKHITSYIIFMDSLINTAEDVKLLVKHGVIDNLLGENQLVANLFNNLYKEVVEEQKDFYFAEICNALDEYSKDYIHKWKSRWFKWNLILKNEYFSNPWSMVAFIAATAVILLTIVQTVCSILQV; encoded by the coding sequence ATGGAAAATGTAGACAACTTGACTACCAACTTAAAAGAATGCAGTGAAGAAGTTCACATCAATGTGGTTGAAAGTTTAATATATTGCATGAGTGAGGAGCTAAGTGCATTGGCTAATGACACGTATACAGTTTGTATTTACAGAGTTTCTGAAAAATATAGGAAATCAAAAGAAGAAGCCTACACCCCGCGCGTAGTCTCAGTTGGGCCTCTTCATCATGGTAAGAACCATTTGCAAGCCATGGAAGCATACAAATTAAGATACCTGCAGAGTTTTATAGGTAAGTTTGGAATCACCATTGATAAGTTGATTAAATATGCTGAAAAGATGGAAGCTTCAGTTCGTGGTTGTTATGAAGATACCTCTCACTTTAAGTCAAAAGAGTTCTTTAAAATGATTGTGCTGGATGGAATCTTTGTTGTTCAGCTCTTTATCAAGAACCTTATACAATTAAGAGAGCCTGGTGATTTGTTATTTGAGAATCAATGGATGGCGAGTGATCTCATGCATGACATGTTATTACTTGAAAATCAGCTTCCACTAAACTTTATCATGGGACTATTTGAGTTTGTAGATGGTTCACGAGTTCAGCAGAAGTCCTTTTGTGAACTTTCTTTAGATTATTTTAAAGGAGTGGGAAATACAAAGAGACTAAAGATGCTAGATGCTTATGAGCGTTCAAGGCATCTAGTTGAATTCTTAGTTATCCTTCACAGACCTTCTAACAGAAAAAAGGACATGAGTCGAAATGGTAGGTTTGAGTATAACAGAAGTGCCAGTGAGCTACAGGCAGCTGGTGTCCGCTTCGATAATAAGCAGACGGGAGATATATTTGACGTATCATTTGAATCTGGGATGCTAAAACTTCCACAGTTGACAGTGAATGATAAAACTGAAACGTTCTTCCGTAATGTGATAGCATTTGAACAATGTGGGCACTATGAGAAGCACATAACCAGCTATATAATCTTCATGGACAGCCTCATAAACACAGCCGAGGATGTAAAACTGCTTGTTAAACATGGGGTTATTGATAATTTGCTTGGTGAAAATCAGCTAGTAGCTAATCTATTCAACAATTTGTACAAGGAAGTAGTAGAGGAGCAAAAAGATTTTTATTTTGCTGAAATCTGCAATGCCCTGGATGAGTATAGCAAAGATTACATCCACAAGTGGAAATCTAGGTGGTTCAAGTGGAATTTGATATTAAAAAATGAATATTTCAGCAATCCTTGGTCTATGGTTGCTTTCATAGCTGCAACTGCGGTGATACTCCTTACGATTGTGCAAACTGTGTGCTCGATACTGCAAGTTTAA